Within the Nitrosococcus wardiae genome, the region GAAGTGAAGGAAGATAAAAAATAGCGAAATAAAATGATGGCAATCCAACGAGGGTGGCACAGGCGTAACTGGAAGGCGCCTGTGCCTTGGTGTATCTAGCAATCAACACGGCTATGGGCCAGGGCTTTACTACTGGCCATGTAGTCGGGGTTTTGAGCGCTAAAAGGCGGAGAGCTGATAGTTCGGAGAATGGCAAAGCGAGATTACTACGAAATTCTGGGGGTTGCGCGGAATGCTTCCGACCCTGAAATTAAGAAGGCCTATCGGCGCCTGGCTATGAAATATCATCCGGATCGCAATCCTGATAACAAGACTGCCGAGGACCAATTCAAAGAGGTTCAGGAGGCCTATGATGTTCTCTCCGACGCTAGGAAGCGCACGGCCTATGATCAATTTGGGCACGCGGGAGTCGGTGCGGGGGCAGGCCCGGGAGCAGGAGGGGGATATGGCTTTGAAGGCGGCCCCAGCTTTGGTGACATCTTTGGCGATGTTTTCAATGACATCTTTGGTGCTGCCGCAGGCCGTGGAGGTAGACGGCAGGCTTATCGGGGCGCTGATCTCCGCTACAATCTGGATCTCACTCTGGAAGAAGCTGTCGCAGGCACCACCGCCAAGATCCGCATTCCTACTTATGTGAAGTGCAAAACCTGCGAGGGCAGTGGCGCCCAGCCGGGAACCTCACCCATTACCTGCCCTACTTGTGATGGCCATGGTCAGGTACGGATACAGCAAGGTTTCTTTTCCCTGCAACAGACTTGTCCACGTTGTCATGGCAGTGGCCAGATCGTGAGTTCTCCTTGCTCTGATTGTCACGGTGAAGGTCGGGTCCGGGAGCATAAGACGCTCTCGGTGAAGATTCCGCCAGGGGTAGATACGGGGGATCGGATCCGTCTGGCTGGAGAAGGAGAAGCTGGAGAGAGTGGTGGGCCGCCAGGTGATCTTTATGTTCAGGTACAAATTAAAGCGCATCCGATCTTTTCCCGGGAGGGCGATGAGCTACACTGCGAAGTGCCAGTCAGTTTTGTCACTGCCGCCCTAGGCGGAGAGCTGGATGTGCCTACCCTGGCCGGCCGGGCAAAACTCAAAATCCCGGCAGGGACTCAGTCGGGGCAGGTTTTCCGCTTAAGGGGTAAGGGTGTTACGCCTGTTCGTGGTGGATCCGCCGGCGATCTGCTGTGTCGGGTGATGGTAGAAACGCCAGTGAAATTAAATGAAGAGCAAAAAGAATTACTGAAAAAATTCGAAGCTTCCATGAATCGCAATAAAAAGCATAGCCCTAAACATCATTCCTGGCTGGAAGGGGTAAAACACTTCTTTGAAGAAATGAAGTTCTGATATCCTTTGGACCCATCCTAACCATTAAGTACGCAAATCTTATCCCCGAGGTGGCTGGAGATAATTTCACCCCCTCGGGTTTGTCATTTTTGTTCACTATACAGGAATGAGGACTATGATCCGAGTAGCTATCAGCGGTGCCGCCGGGCGTATGGGGCGCGCCTTGATCCAAGCTGCCTGTCAATATGAGGGAATTGCGCTTGGGGTAGCCAGTGAACGCCCTGACAGTCGCCTAATTGGCAGTGATGCGGGAGAATTGGCAGGGGCGGGAACATTGCAAATCCCCCTAGTGGGCAATTTGCGTGAGCATGGAGATGCTTTTGACCTACTAATCGATTTCACGCAACCTGAAGTCTCGTTGGCCAATTTGGCCCTTTGCAAAGACCAGGGCAAGGCCATGGTGATTGGCACCACTGGATTTACCCCAGAGCAGCGCCAGGAGATTGCAAGTGCGGCTACTGAGATTCCAATTGTGTTGGCACCCAACATGAGTGTGGGCGTTAATCTTTGTTTAAAGCTCTTAGAGACAGCCGCTCAGGTGTTAGGGGATGAGGTGGATATTGAAATTATCGAGGCCCACCACCGTCACAAGGTGGATGCTCCCTCGGGAACCGCTTTACGCATGGGGGAGGTGGTGGCTGAAACCCTGGGACGGGATTTGAATCAGTGTGCGGTTTATGGGCGGCTTGGATTCAGCGGCCAACGGCCGAGGGAAAGCATAGGTTTTTCTTCCCTCCGTGCAGGCGATATCGTGGGTGAACACACTGTGATGTTTGCGGCGGAAGGTGAGCGGGTAGAGATTGGCCATAAGGCCTCAAGCCGCATGACCTTTGCTTTGGGGGCCATGCGCGCATCCCAGTGGGTCAGCGGTAAACCTCCTGGGCTCTACGATATGCAGGATGTACTTGGTCTGTCTAAAAAGGTAAGCTAAGCGTTTTTTTCGCGTTTTTGGCGCTTCTCTGCTAGAGTATTGCGCCCCATTATATATATAGAGCACTTTAGAAGGCTTGGGCCTATAGGATTCCTGAAGTCATTGTCTGGTGAAGGAGCGCGGTAGGGTAAGGCTACGCGCCAAGGCAAGATTTAAGACGAGATTAATTAACGTAATTTAGGAGGTAAGCAATGCCTTCTCGCAGAGAATTGGCTAATGCCATCCGTGCGCTTAGCATGGACGCAGTGCAAAAGGCGAAATCCGGTCATCCTGGCGCCCCTATGGGGATGGCGGATATCGCTGAGGTGTTATGGAATGATTTTCTTAAGCATAACCCTAACAATCCCCAATGGGCGGATCGGGATCGATTCGTACTTTCTAATGGGCATGGCTCCATGCTGCTCTATTCCTTGCTCCACCTGAGCGGCTATGACGTAAGTATGGAGGACATCAAACAGTTCCGCCAGCTTCATTCCAAGACCCCGGGGCATCCAGAATATGGGTATGCCCCGGGTGTGGAGACCACGACTGGACCATTGGGTCAAGGCCTTAGCAATGCCGTGGGCATGGCTCTAGCTGAAAAAATCTTGGCGAGTCAGTTCAATCGCGATGGTCATGAAATCGTTGATCATTACACTTATGTGTTCCTCGGCGATGGCTGCTTAATGGAAGGGATCTCTCATGAGTCCTGTTCCTTGGCGGGTACCTGGGGATTAGGGAAGCTGGTTGCTTTTTATGATGACAACGGTATCTCCATTGATGGGGATGTGGCAGGATGGTTTACTGACGATACGCCGAAACGTTTTGAAGCCTATGGTTGGCACGTCGTGCGCAGTGTGGATGGGCATGACCCGGAGGCCATGCGGCAAGCCATTGAAGAGGCCCGTTCAGTCACCGATAAGCCCTCCCTGATTTGTTGCAAGACCTTGATTGGTTATGGGGCTCCTAATTTAGCTGGAAGCCATGATTGCCATGGAGCACCTCTTGGAGAGGATGAAATAGCGGCTACCCGCGATAAATTAGGTTGGTCCCATCCCCCCTTTGAAATTCCAGAGGAAATTTATGAGGGTTGGAATGGGGCTGAGAAAGGTAGGGCGGCAGAGGCAGCTTGGGATGAAAAGTTTGCCGCCTACAAGGCTGCTTATCCAGAGTTGGCGGCAGAATTTCAGCGCCGGCTCCAAAATAAACTTCCTGAGAATTGGGAAGCTACTGTCACTGAAGCTCTCCAGGCGGCGGATAGCAAGGCCGAGAAAATTGCTACCCGCAAGGCTTCTCAAAACGCCATTGAAGCCTATGCCCCAGTACTGCCGGAGTTATTGGGCGGATCGGCGGATTTAACAGGCTCCAATCTCACCCATTGGTCGGGTTCAAAGGTGATCGGCAAAACTATTGCTGAAGGTAATTATCTCCATTACGGTGTGCGGGAGTTTGGGATGTCAGCCATTATGAACGGGATTGCCCTGCATGGTGGCTTCATTCCCTATGGCGGCACCTTTTTAATGTTTTCCGAGTATGCCCGCAATGCAGTGCGGATGTCTGCACTCATGGGCGTGCAAAGTATTTTTGTCTATACCCATGATTCCATCGGCTTGGGTGAGGACGGTCCGACCCACCAAGCAGTGGAGCAGGCGGCTACCTTGCGCTATATTCCACGTATGTCGGTATGGCGCCCTTGCGATGCGGTGGAAAGTCTGGTCGCGTGGAGGGCGGCTATTGAGCGTAAAGAGGGGCCGACCTCCATGCTATTTTCCCGCCAGGGGGTGCCTCCTCAGAAGCGGACCCCTAAACAGATTGAAGATATTCGCCGTGGCGGTTATATCCTGCGTGACACGGATGGTAGGCCAGATGTCATTATAATGGCCACTGGTTCTGAGGTCGCGTTGGCAATGGAAGCTGCTGAAACTTTGGCAGGTAAGGGTATCAAAGTGCGGGTTGTGTCTATGCCTTGCACGGATGTCTTTGATGCTCAAGACGAAACCTATCGGGAAGCGGTTCTACCTTCTGATGTGAGGGCTCGATTGGCGGTGGAGGCGGGAGTCACCGATTATTGGCGGAAATATGTTGGCCTTGAAGGCAAAGTATTGGGTATTGATACTTTTGGAGAATCGGCTCCAGCCCCGGAGGTGTACAAGCACTTTGGTCTTACCCCAGAGAACCTGGCCAAGATTGCCGAAGATATGATTTCTTAAACAGGTAAAATTTTCTACATCAGTACGCTGCCTGGAAAATTGGCAAGACCATTTCCTGGAGCGCTAGAGTAATTTTTTGAAAAAAACGGAGATAGAGCCATGGCGATTAAAGTCGCAATCAACGGTTACGGCCGCATTGGCCGCAATGTTTTGCGCGCTTTGTATGAACGCGGTCGTAGCAGTGATATCCAGATCGTGGCGATTAATGATCTAGGAGATGCCAATACCAACGCCTATTTGACCCAGTACGATACCGTGCATGGTAAATTTCCCGGTGAGGTCTCGGTTGATGGAGATTATTTGATCGTCAACGGTGATAAGATTCGTGTGGTAGCCGAAAGGGACCCAGCTCGATTGCCCTGGGATGAATTGGGTGTGGATGTGGTACACGAGTGCACTGGCTTGTTTACCAGCAAGGAAAAAGCCTCGGCCCACCTTCAGGCGGGGGCTAAAAAAGTAATTATTTCTGCGCCGGGAGGTGGAGATGTGGATGCCACTATCGTCTACGGCGTCAACCATGATTCCTTAAAGGCCTCTGATACGGTTATCTCCAACGCCTCTTGTACGACCAACTGCTTGGCGCCTCTCGTTAAGGTGCTCCAAGATAATATTGGTGTCGAGCATGGCTTGATGACTACGGTGCACTCTTACACCAATGATCAGGTATTAACCGACGTTTACCATAAGGATCTCCGTCGGGCTCGTTCTGCTACCCAGTCCATGATCCCCACTAAAACGGGTGCGGCGGCGGCAGTCGGGTTGGTACTGCCGGAACTGAATGGCAAATTGGATGGTTTTGCAGTGCGGGTGCCGACCAT harbors:
- the dnaJ gene encoding molecular chaperone DnaJ, whose protein sequence is MAKRDYYEILGVARNASDPEIKKAYRRLAMKYHPDRNPDNKTAEDQFKEVQEAYDVLSDARKRTAYDQFGHAGVGAGAGPGAGGGYGFEGGPSFGDIFGDVFNDIFGAAAGRGGRRQAYRGADLRYNLDLTLEEAVAGTTAKIRIPTYVKCKTCEGSGAQPGTSPITCPTCDGHGQVRIQQGFFSLQQTCPRCHGSGQIVSSPCSDCHGEGRVREHKTLSVKIPPGVDTGDRIRLAGEGEAGESGGPPGDLYVQVQIKAHPIFSREGDELHCEVPVSFVTAALGGELDVPTLAGRAKLKIPAGTQSGQVFRLRGKGVTPVRGGSAGDLLCRVMVETPVKLNEEQKELLKKFEASMNRNKKHSPKHHSWLEGVKHFFEEMKF
- the dapB gene encoding 4-hydroxy-tetrahydrodipicolinate reductase; protein product: MIRVAISGAAGRMGRALIQAACQYEGIALGVASERPDSRLIGSDAGELAGAGTLQIPLVGNLREHGDAFDLLIDFTQPEVSLANLALCKDQGKAMVIGTTGFTPEQRQEIASAATEIPIVLAPNMSVGVNLCLKLLETAAQVLGDEVDIEIIEAHHRHKVDAPSGTALRMGEVVAETLGRDLNQCAVYGRLGFSGQRPRESIGFSSLRAGDIVGEHTVMFAAEGERVEIGHKASSRMTFALGAMRASQWVSGKPPGLYDMQDVLGLSKKVS
- the tkt gene encoding transketolase, with protein sequence MPSRRELANAIRALSMDAVQKAKSGHPGAPMGMADIAEVLWNDFLKHNPNNPQWADRDRFVLSNGHGSMLLYSLLHLSGYDVSMEDIKQFRQLHSKTPGHPEYGYAPGVETTTGPLGQGLSNAVGMALAEKILASQFNRDGHEIVDHYTYVFLGDGCLMEGISHESCSLAGTWGLGKLVAFYDDNGISIDGDVAGWFTDDTPKRFEAYGWHVVRSVDGHDPEAMRQAIEEARSVTDKPSLICCKTLIGYGAPNLAGSHDCHGAPLGEDEIAATRDKLGWSHPPFEIPEEIYEGWNGAEKGRAAEAAWDEKFAAYKAAYPELAAEFQRRLQNKLPENWEATVTEALQAADSKAEKIATRKASQNAIEAYAPVLPELLGGSADLTGSNLTHWSGSKVIGKTIAEGNYLHYGVREFGMSAIMNGIALHGGFIPYGGTFLMFSEYARNAVRMSALMGVQSIFVYTHDSIGLGEDGPTHQAVEQAATLRYIPRMSVWRPCDAVESLVAWRAAIERKEGPTSMLFSRQGVPPQKRTPKQIEDIRRGGYILRDTDGRPDVIIMATGSEVALAMEAAETLAGKGIKVRVVSMPCTDVFDAQDETYREAVLPSDVRARLAVEAGVTDYWRKYVGLEGKVLGIDTFGESAPAPEVYKHFGLTPENLAKIAEDMIS
- the gap gene encoding type I glyceraldehyde-3-phosphate dehydrogenase — translated: MAIKVAINGYGRIGRNVLRALYERGRSSDIQIVAINDLGDANTNAYLTQYDTVHGKFPGEVSVDGDYLIVNGDKIRVVAERDPARLPWDELGVDVVHECTGLFTSKEKASAHLQAGAKKVIISAPGGGDVDATIVYGVNHDSLKASDTVISNASCTTNCLAPLVKVLQDNIGVEHGLMTTVHSYTNDQVLTDVYHKDLRRARSATQSMIPTKTGAAAAVGLVLPELNGKLDGFAVRVPTINVSLVDLTFVASRNTSKESIDGMMREAATGDLQGVLAYNDKPLVSMDFNHDPASSVYEASLTKVMQGNLVKVLAWYDNEWGFSNRMLDATVALMNAK